Genomic DNA from Turicibacter faecis:
TCCTTATCGCCTCAATTTCTCGTTGGTTCATCCAAACAATCTGGTTAAAAATCGTAACCTTTCGTTCCCGCCAATTTAAATGAATTAAGGGCTGCTCTTTTTGTAACCTCATCACTCGGTTAACGCGATAAGTCGTTTTTAATCGGTTCAACTCACCAATAAAAATCCAAATCACTTCAACCCGCGCATGGCGATAATCGGATATTCGTTGTTGGAAGACCTCAGGGGACATCATACTCTTTTGAATTTCAAACGCATAAGCCTTTCCATCCCACTCGAAATAAAGATCGGCAATTCGATTTCCCGATGGAAGACGATATTCCACTTCCACTTTTTTCGCCCCACAATCAATTAACCATTCCCTAAGAATTTCCTTACTCATCAAGTGGGCTTCACTTTCAGACTCGTGTTCACCGAAACGGCATGGCGTCTGATGAGCGAAATGCGCACGGCGCTTCGATCCTTGTCTTAAAATGACAGGAGCCCCACAGTAGGGACAAGAAAAATGCTTAGTCAACTTTAAATGTGGGAGTTGTTGGGATGAAATTTTTGTTAAATCAATTAACACATCATTTTGCCTTGCTCGTAACATTTCATCATCACCTCAGTTTACTATACGCTAAACTGAGGTGATTTC
This window encodes:
- a CDS encoding competence protein CoiA, which gives rise to MLRARQNDVLIDLTKISSQQLPHLKLTKHFSCPYCGAPVILRQGSKRRAHFAHQTPCRFGEHESESEAHLMSKEILREWLIDCGAKKVEVEYRLPSGNRIADLYFEWDGKAYAFEIQKSMMSPEVFQQRISDYRHARVEVIWIFIGELNRLKTTYRVNRVMRLQKEQPLIHLNWRERKVTIFNQIVWMNQREIEAIRKTFSLDQLTIQQVVEDDQLRVNRRLEDWLALKKDFRCHKFAAYQRKEYALLRLCAPFLINLSLLPSVIGWPIEGAVYTKPLFIWQAYVVLCIMSEYKEQDVFTLSDIQKKLKGLYRLKEGPHCLVGLKCYLDLLVHFGMLKSQFGYFEYVKRPRLYAQLDPYLIEDAQLGERWKQIKDFS